The segment CCCGCTCAACACTCATAAGGGTGAGCGGGTATTGCAGGTGCTCATTTAAAAGAAAAATGATGTGCTGCCTCACCCATTCTTCGGGGGTAAGAAGCACATATTTGCGTCTGACTTGGTCAAGGATAAATGTTTTCCCTTCAGAATACTTAAGTTTGTGCGAATATGCCGGCAAAGAAAGCTGATCCATGCTCTAAAAATACTAAGTTAGAAGCAGACCAACTGTTTTTAAGCCGTTTTTCTGATTGTAGAACTAACCTAAACCCATGAAGACAAAACAGGAGATTGTAGAGAACTGGCTCCCGAGGTACACCGGAAGGCCATTGAACGAGTTTGGCGAATACATCTTGTTAACTAACTTCCTCAACTACGTGGTCATGTTTGCCGACCAGTTTGAAGTGGAAATTAAAGGAGCGGACAAGCCTATGCAAACGGCCACTGCCCAAAACATCACCATCATCAACTTCGGGATGGGAAGCGCCATGGCAGCTACGGTAATGGATCTTCTATCAGCCATCAAACCTAAGGCAGCCCTGTTTCTGGGCAAGTGTGGTGGTCTGAAGAAATCTAAATTAGGCGACCTTATCTTACCCATTGCTGCAATTAGAGGCGAAGGTACTTCAGACGATTATCTTCCTCCAGAAATTCCGGCTCTTCCCTCTTTTCGTCTGCAACGGTCGGTTTCCTCTATGATCAAGAAACATGAGATGGACTACTGGACCGGAACGGTGTACACCACCAACCGCCGCGTATGGGAGCATGACGAAGAGTTCAAAGAGTACCTGCGTTCCATCAGGGCTTTAGGCGTGGACATGGAAACTGCTACCATCTTTGTGGTAGGTTTCATGAACGACATCCCTCATGGAGCATTGTTGCTGGTTTCGGATAACCCTATGACCCCAGACGGTGTGAAAACAACTGAAAGTGACCTGCGCATTACTGCAAATTACGTGACCAAACACCTTCAAATTGGAATAGACTCCCTAATGGAACTACGTGATTCTGGTGAATCTGTGAAACACCTGCGCTATGACTAAAAGATTGCGTTATCTGGGCTTATCCGCATTTTTAGGGCTTAGCCTTCTTTCCTCTTCCTGTAGCCGAGGTGAAAAAGCTGATTTGCTGGTCTACAATGCCACTTTGTACACAGTGAATAAAGGGTTTGACAAAGCCCAGGCTTTGGCGGTGAAAGACGGTAAAATTTTAGAAGTGGGCACTTCTGAAGGTCTTCGGAAAAAATACAAAGCCACCGAAGAAATGGATGCGCAAGGCAAGCCGGTGTACCCGGGCTTGATTGATGCGCATGCCCATTTCTTCAGGTATGCCATGAACCTGCGGGAAGCCGATTTGGTGGGCACAACTTCCTTTAGTGAAGTGATCCAGCGCTTACAGGCACAAAGAAAAGAGCTCCCCAATGCGGCATGGCTAACCGGAAGAGGTTGGGACCAGAACGATTGGAAGGTAAAGCAATTCCCAACCAAAGACACATTAGATGTACTCTTCCCTGATGTACCAGTTCTGATTCAACGGGTAGATGGGCACGCTTTTCTGGCTAATCAGAAAGCACTGGATCTGGCAGGCATTACCCCACAAACCACTATCAATGGTGGCAAAGTGGAAGTAGTAAATGGAAAGCTAACTGGCATTCTGGTTGACAACGCAGGCGACCTTGCTTCAAGCAAAATACCCATGCCCTCTCCTTCTGAATTAGCGGTGGTTTTGAAAGAAGCGGAGCAGAACTTGTTTGCCGTGGGGGTAACCTCAGTTGTAGACGCTGGTCTGGAAAAAAGTGCGATTGATTTACTTGACTCCCTCCAGAAAAAAGAGGAATTGGGAATAAGGATTTATGCCATGCTTAGCCCCACTCCAGAGAATAAGAGCTATTTTTTCAAAAAAGGCCCCTATACCACAGAGCGTTTGAATGTAAGGTCTTTCAAAGTTTACGGAGACGGCGCCTTAGGTTCAAGGGGAGCTTGCTTGTTGCACCCGTACTCTGATAAACCTAATGAGACTGGCTTCTTACTGGAAACAGTGCAGCAATACAAAGACTTGGCGGCCGAGCTGTATCAGCACAACTTTCAAATGAATACCCACGCCATTGGGGACTCAGCCAACCGTGTGATTCTGCAGATATACGGCAATCTGCTGAAAGGCAAGAATGACCGGCGGTGGCGCATTGAACATGCTCAGGTTGTAAACCCGGCAGACATTCCATTGTTCGGGCAGTACAGCATTTTACCATCGGTGCAACCCACCCACGCTACCTCAGACATGTACTGGGCCAGCGAACGACTGGGGCTTGACCGGGTGAAGCATGCGTATGCTTTTAAAGCTCTACTACAGCAAAACAACATGATTCCGCTTGGGTCAGATTTTCCGGTGGAACACATTAATCCGTTGTATGGGTTTCATTCAGCCATAGCCAGGCAAGATGCTGAAAACTTTCCGGCTGGAGGGTTTCAGATGGAGAATGCCTTGACCCGCGAAGAGGCTTTGAAAGGCACTACCATTTGGGCGGCTTACGCTAACTTTGAAGAAAAGCAGAAAGGTAGCCTTGAGCCCGGAAAAGTAGCAGACTTTGTGATCTTAGACCAGGACATCATGACCATCAAACCTGAGTCCATTAGGGGCGTTAAGGTGCTCAGCACCTATTTGAATGGTCAAAAAGTTTTCGGTCAGTAATAAGTTTAACACTACTTTTCTAAAATCGGCCTATAAACAAGAGAGGGCATCTGGTTTTCCAGATGCCCTCTCTTGTTTATCAATTGGCAGAAACTAAGCGACTGTAGGAGTAACAGGTGCTAATTTGTTTGTTTTAATAGAGAGCAGGGCAATCAAACCAATCACGAAAAAGACTAACAATGTTAGAATACTGTTCCGCATAGAGCCAAAGATCTGCTCAGTAATTCCAAAGGCTAAGGTACCTAATGCCAGGCCTACTTTGTCGCAGATATCATAGAAACTGAAGAAGGAAGCGTTATCTGTAGTTTCTGGTAATAGCTTGCTGTAGGTAGAACGGGAAAGCGCCTGTACGCCGCCCATCACTGCTCCTACTACAAAAGCCAGCACATAATATTGGTTTCCGGTAGTTACAAAGAAAGCGCCTATGGTAATTCCTACCCATACAATCACGGCATATACCAAAGCCATGGTATTCCCTATTTTCCCAGAAAGCCAGGCAAAGAAATAAGCTCCACCTATAGCTACGGCTTGTATAATCAATAATACGGTGATTAGTGCCGTATCTGGCAAGTTCAATTCTTTAGATCCAAACAATGAAGCTACGTACATCACTGTCTGCACGCCCATGTTATAGAAAAAAAAGGCCAACAAGAAACGTTTCAGCAAAGGCAGTTCTTTCAGCATGCTGAAGACTTTCCCTAATTCCCGGAAGCCATTCAAGAGGTAGCCTCCCTCCTTTTCTTTTCCTTTTGTATTGTTGGGCAGGTAAGCAAAGGAGTACTGTGAGAAGCCAAACCACCAAAGCCCAGTCATCAGAAAAGATATTCTTGCGGGTAATCCTTTGTCCTCAATGCCTACTGCTTCAGGAAATAAGACCAAGGCCAGTGAGAGAATCAACAGGATCATGCTTCCTATGTAGCCCAAAGAGAACCCGCGGGCACTTAGTTTGTCAAAGTTTTCTTCTGTGGCAATCTCTGGCAGATATGCATTGTAGAAGACAATACTTCCACTAAACCCGATGGCCGCGATCATAAACAGCAGCACCGAAATGGAGAAAGTGGCTTCCGTAAAAAAGAACAATCCCATACAGGCAGAAGAACCCATGTAGCAAAAAAAGCGCATGAAGGATTTCTTGTTCCCCCCGTAATCGGCAATGGCTGTCAACAAAGGACTCAAAAAAGCTATAATTAGGAAAGCTCCTGTCAAGGCATAACTGTACAATACGGAGGCTGCTATGTCTAAACCAAAAAAACTGACTACCCCCCTATTCACTCCTTTGGTAAGGGCTACATAGTAGATAGGAAAAATGGCGGTGGTAATAACAAGTGAGTAAACAGAATTGGCCCAATCATAAAAGCACCAGGCTCTTAATACTTTAGGGTCATTTTTAGTTGTGGTTTGCATCATGGCGGCAGTTCTGCCCGGAGTTAGCTTATTTAAACGTTCTAGTTAAGAAAAAAAATGAAAATGTAGTGAATACTTGTTTGATTTTTTGCAGAAATTTTAGGATAGGATTTAGGATATTTTATCTTTGCACTACACTATAAATGATGTTGTTATGGGTACACCTCTACTTACCCAAGACCAGGAGTTGCACGCCCTGCTCAAAACTAATGAAGCGCTCTTTATGGAAACTCTGTTTAAACAGTACTATACGTTACTGTGCAGAACAGCGGTGCGCTTCACCAAAGACACTGAGTCTGCGGAAGACCTAGTGCAAGAAGTTTTCTGTAAGATCTGGCAGAACCGCGAGGTGCTGGAGGTAACCACATCTTACAAAGCCTATCTGGTAAGATCTGTCACGAACCAGGCCTTGAATTACATTGAGAAACAAAAACGATTAGTTTTAGCGGAAGACACCACTCCTTTTGAATCCAGCCTTTCAGCCAATACCACTATGGAATTAATTGCGGGCACGGAGATGGAAGGCCGTATTCAGCAAGCATTGGAGGCTTTACCTCCGCAGTGCCGTCTCATTTTTGAAATGAGCCGGTTTGAGGAGTTAACTTATAAAGAGATTGCCGATACACTTCAGCTGTCTCCAAAAACCGTTGAAAATCAAATGGGAAAAGCCTTGCGCATATTACGCGAGCACTTATTAATGCTATTTATAACCTCATCATTTTTAGCAGAGGTAGAACTTAGCACCAAAACATTAACATTTCTTTAACAAAATACTGAAGTAGTCATAGGGGTTGTGTGCCCTTTACCTGTCATATAGACACTACGACACTAACACAACATGACACAAACAAAACTTAACAACCACGAGAACCCAGAATGGGTCTTGATGGCCAAAGCGTTGCGTGGAGAATTGTCTGAAGAAGAACAATTTGCCTTCACCGCTTGGTTAAATGAAGACGACAGTCACACACAGCAATGGACAGAAGCGCTTGAAGTTTGGGATGAAGTAGGCACTGAACAAAATCTCACCTTCCAACCAAACGCCGACCTAGCCTGGGAGAAATTCTGCACAAAAGTTGAAATGCCTTCTGAGACTAAAGTTATTCCTCTAATTCCTATCAAGGCGGAGGAAATTTTTGATAATCGGCAGGAAGCAGTTGAAAAAAGTTTTTTCCAATGGAACAGTCTGTACAAGTATGCAGCAGCCTTTGTTTTGGCCGCCGGCTTAGCTTGGTTAGGATATCTGCAGTTTAACAACTCTACCGCCTGGACTCAGGTTGCTACTACCGCAGGACAACGTCAGCTTATCAACTTACCTGATGGAAGCCAGGTTACCTTGAATGAAAACTCCACCCTTAAGTACCTCTCCTCTTTTGATGGAAATGAGCGTAACGTGGAGTTAAATGGTGAGGGATTCTTTGAAGTAGAGAAGAACCCTTCCAAACCCTTTGTGGTTAAAAGCGGCAATGCTCAGACCAAAGTATTAGGTACTTCCTTTAATGTAAGGGCTGTCACCGGGGAATCTACAGTTTCAGTAGCTGTAGTTACCGGGAAAGTAGCCCTCTCCTCCTTAAAAGATAACCAACAGGTAGTACTTACCCCAGGGTATACTGGTCAACTATCTTCTAATGGTCAGTTAAACAAAATAACAACTTTAGAAAGTGCTGCTCCTGTTTGGCGTACCTTAACTTTTAAGAATTCGTCTATCAAATCAGTTGTACATGATTTAGAACAGTACTTCAAGGTTTCTATTGAGGTCTCTAACGAGAACCTACATAACTGTACGTTTACAGGTACTTTTGAAAATCCAGATCTAAAAGAGGTACTGACTGTACTTGCAGCTTCTTCAGATTTGAAGATAGGTAACACGAAAGAAGGGTCATACACACTTGAGGGAGCTGGATGCCAGTAATAGTATGGTCAGCAATGACCTTTTAAATAACACCATGTTCCTTAAACCTTTATTGAAGTACCTTTTAATTTGCTTTTCTTTAAGTCTGGTTACTTCCTGTGATATTTTAGGTTCAGGGTTTTGCATTGAAGGGCAAGGTGAGACTAAAAAGGAATTCAGGGATGTATCTGCTTTCAAGGGCGTTGATCTTAGATTACCTGGTAACGTGATAATCACAGGCGGTCCCAAAACTGAGATCAGCATAGAAACTTTTGCCAACCTATTGCCTGAAATTACAACAGAACTAGAAGGTTCAACTCTTGTGATCAGATCAGAGTCTTGCCTTGAATTCACTAATGACGAAGCAACCATCCATATTAGCCTTCCCAATATTGAAAACGTAGAACTTAAAAGTTCAGGGCAAATAAGAGTACAGTCCGTAAAATCTCCCAAGAACTTAAAACTGAATTTGTCTGGGTCTGGAAAGATACACTACTTGGGTAGTACAGTTAAAATCAATGCTTTAAACAGCGGTTCAGGTGATATTGTATTAGAGGGTTTTGCTAATACATTAGAAACTAAGGTGAGCGGATCTGGCAGAATGGAAGGCTACTCCCTCAATGCAGACTCCGTAAGGGCAGTCTCCACAGGTTCAGGACACCAATACCTTTGGGTAAGCCGAGTTCTTGATGCCTCTGTTGAAGGAAGCGGTAACATTTATTTCCGTGGTCACCCATTTTTGCGCACAACAATCACTAAAGGCTCCGGAAAAGTTATTGATGATAATTAGAAATAAAGGACAGTTAAATTTAGCTGTCCTTTATTTCTAATTATCATAAACCCTACTCATTCCTTTCATAATTAACTTTGTACCATAGAGAATATCATTATAGTATGTTTTCAACTAACACAATGAACCAAGCTTTGATGTACAACTAATTTGGCCTCATTTTGATCACTACTTTTTAAAGTAGATAAGTTTTAAAGCAGTTTTCAAGTTTCTAATTAAGAATCTTCTATAAATACTCAACTTTAAGTAGTGTAATTTTAATATACTATTTTGTAAGTATTCATGAATTATGGAAATTAGCAA is part of the Rufibacter tibetensis genome and harbors:
- a CDS encoding AMP nucleosidase, which gives rise to MKTKQEIVENWLPRYTGRPLNEFGEYILLTNFLNYVVMFADQFEVEIKGADKPMQTATAQNITIINFGMGSAMAATVMDLLSAIKPKAALFLGKCGGLKKSKLGDLILPIAAIRGEGTSDDYLPPEIPALPSFRLQRSVSSMIKKHEMDYWTGTVYTTNRRVWEHDEEFKEYLRSIRALGVDMETATIFVVGFMNDIPHGALLLVSDNPMTPDGVKTTESDLRITANYVTKHLQIGIDSLMELRDSGESVKHLRYD
- a CDS encoding amidohydrolase codes for the protein MTKRLRYLGLSAFLGLSLLSSSCSRGEKADLLVYNATLYTVNKGFDKAQALAVKDGKILEVGTSEGLRKKYKATEEMDAQGKPVYPGLIDAHAHFFRYAMNLREADLVGTTSFSEVIQRLQAQRKELPNAAWLTGRGWDQNDWKVKQFPTKDTLDVLFPDVPVLIQRVDGHAFLANQKALDLAGITPQTTINGGKVEVVNGKLTGILVDNAGDLASSKIPMPSPSELAVVLKEAEQNLFAVGVTSVVDAGLEKSAIDLLDSLQKKEELGIRIYAMLSPTPENKSYFFKKGPYTTERLNVRSFKVYGDGALGSRGACLLHPYSDKPNETGFLLETVQQYKDLAAELYQHNFQMNTHAIGDSANRVILQIYGNLLKGKNDRRWRIEHAQVVNPADIPLFGQYSILPSVQPTHATSDMYWASERLGLDRVKHAYAFKALLQQNNMIPLGSDFPVEHINPLYGFHSAIARQDAENFPAGGFQMENALTREEALKGTTIWAAYANFEEKQKGSLEPGKVADFVILDQDIMTIKPESIRGVKVLSTYLNGQKVFGQ
- a CDS encoding MFS transporter, with the protein product MMQTTTKNDPKVLRAWCFYDWANSVYSLVITTAIFPIYYVALTKGVNRGVVSFFGLDIAASVLYSYALTGAFLIIAFLSPLLTAIADYGGNKKSFMRFFCYMGSSACMGLFFFTEATFSISVLLFMIAAIGFSGSIVFYNAYLPEIATEENFDKLSARGFSLGYIGSMILLILSLALVLFPEAVGIEDKGLPARISFLMTGLWWFGFSQYSFAYLPNNTKGKEKEGGYLLNGFRELGKVFSMLKELPLLKRFLLAFFFYNMGVQTVMYVASLFGSKELNLPDTALITVLLIIQAVAIGGAYFFAWLSGKIGNTMALVYAVIVWVGITIGAFFVTTGNQYYVLAFVVGAVMGGVQALSRSTYSKLLPETTDNASFFSFYDICDKVGLALGTLAFGITEQIFGSMRNSILTLLVFFVIGLIALLSIKTNKLAPVTPTVA
- a CDS encoding RNA polymerase sigma-70 factor → MGTPLLTQDQELHALLKTNEALFMETLFKQYYTLLCRTAVRFTKDTESAEDLVQEVFCKIWQNREVLEVTTSYKAYLVRSVTNQALNYIEKQKRLVLAEDTTPFESSLSANTTMELIAGTEMEGRIQQALEALPPQCRLIFEMSRFEELTYKEIADTLQLSPKTVENQMGKALRILREHLLMLFITSSFLAEVELSTKTLTFL
- a CDS encoding FecR family protein, whose amino-acid sequence is MAKALRGELSEEEQFAFTAWLNEDDSHTQQWTEALEVWDEVGTEQNLTFQPNADLAWEKFCTKVEMPSETKVIPLIPIKAEEIFDNRQEAVEKSFFQWNSLYKYAAAFVLAAGLAWLGYLQFNNSTAWTQVATTAGQRQLINLPDGSQVTLNENSTLKYLSSFDGNERNVELNGEGFFEVEKNPSKPFVVKSGNAQTKVLGTSFNVRAVTGESTVSVAVVTGKVALSSLKDNQQVVLTPGYTGQLSSNGQLNKITTLESAAPVWRTLTFKNSSIKSVVHDLEQYFKVSIEVSNENLHNCTFTGTFENPDLKEVLTVLAASSDLKIGNTKEGSYTLEGAGCQ
- a CDS encoding head GIN domain-containing protein; the encoded protein is MFLKPLLKYLLICFSLSLVTSCDILGSGFCIEGQGETKKEFRDVSAFKGVDLRLPGNVIITGGPKTEISIETFANLLPEITTELEGSTLVIRSESCLEFTNDEATIHISLPNIENVELKSSGQIRVQSVKSPKNLKLNLSGSGKIHYLGSTVKINALNSGSGDIVLEGFANTLETKVSGSGRMEGYSLNADSVRAVSTGSGHQYLWVSRVLDASVEGSGNIYFRGHPFLRTTITKGSGKVIDDN